A region from the Aegilops tauschii subsp. strangulata cultivar AL8/78 chromosome 5, Aet v6.0, whole genome shotgun sequence genome encodes:
- the LOC141022532 gene encoding uncharacterized protein — protein MTLHDATELVQSCEACQFHAKKVHHPAQCLHTIPLSWPFAVWGLDILGPFPRNGQAEHANVEVLRGLKTRSFKRKLEACGRGWLGELQSVFWCIRTTTTKSTCETPIFLVYGAEAVLPHEVKHCSMRVLAFNEARQDASRGTDLMLGEEARRQASLPVARYQQALRRYHYRSVHSRTLELGELVLRRVLSWEGFHKLLPMWEGLFRVARVSRPGAVHLDTQDEVPIQNA, from the exons ATGACGCTCCACGATGCCACTGAGCTGGTCCaatcctgcgaggcctgccagttccacgccaagaaGGTCCATCACCCCGCTCAGTGCCTCCATACCATCCCGCTCTcttggccgttcgcggtctgggggctagatatactgggccctttccctcg caacggccaggctgaGCACGCCAACGTGGAGGTCCTAAGGGGCCTCAAGACGAGGAGCTTCAAGAGGAAGCTTGAGGCCTGTGGCAGGGGTTGGCTCGGTGAGCTTCAGTCTGTGTTCTGGTGCATTCGCACCACAACAACTAAATCCACTTGCGAGACCCCAATCTTCCTCGTCTACGGGGCTGAGGCAGTCCTCCCGCACGAGGTGAAGCATTGCTCCATGAGAGTCTTGGCGTTCAATGAGGCGCGTCAGGACGCCTCGCGGGGGACAGATCTCATGCTTGGGGAGGAGGCCCGCCGCCAAGCCTCGCTCCCCGTAgcgaggtaccagcaggcgctgcggcggtaccactatCGCAGCGTCCACTCCAGGACCCTCGAATTGGGAGagctcgtcctgaggcgggtcctctcatGGGAGGGCTTCCACAAGCTCttgcccatgtgggagggcctgtTCAGGGTCGcccgcgtctccaggcctggcgccgtacACCTGGATACGCAGGACGAGGTTCCCATCCAGAATGCCTag